A single window of Corythoichthys intestinalis isolate RoL2023-P3 chromosome 21, ASM3026506v1, whole genome shotgun sequence DNA harbors:
- the LOC130910046 gene encoding ankyrin repeat and SOCS box protein 12-like — protein MRLLGSTEEDSSCEISRLRRVVLQNNEKLLDEMLCQEIYKKVINYRGGWGVAGTPLHAAVSKGHLSCLRVLLTHGAVVDCVDVKAQTPLFAAVRGKYLDCVLALLRSGADPNGSPSNNGSPVLTAAREGDAEILLELLKHGAEVNSRSKVLLWTSGARVSSGPLYLAAVYGHMECFKLLLLYGADPDYNCADARLLAAVKQPKTVLEMCLRHGCGVEYIQLLIDFGANVYLPTLIIEKSTKQNEAVELLLQERGNPKALTSQCRLAVRRYLRKINKIHCIEQLDVPTSLKSFLQYKPLPVMIL, from the exons ATGCGCCTCCTCGGGAGCACCGAAGAAGATAGCAGTTGCGAGATCTCCCGGCTTCGACGAGTGGTGTtacaaaacaatgaaaaactCCTGGATGAGATGTTGTGTCAGGAAATCTACAAGAAGGTCATCAACTACCGAGGCGGCTGGGGCGTCGCGGGAACCCCTCTGCACGCTGCCGTGTCCAAGGGTCACCTCAGCTGCCTCCGGGTCCTGCTGACCCACGGCGCCGTTGTCGACTGCGTGGACGTCAAGGCCCAGACTCCGCTTTTTGCCGCCGTTCGCGGGAAGTACCTGGACTGCGTGTTAGCGCTCCTCCGGTCCGGCGCCGACCCCAACGGGAGCCCCTCCAACAATGGTTCCCCCGTCCTCACCGCCGCTCGCGAGGGCGACGCGGAGATATTGCTGGAACTTCTCAAACACGGCGCCGAGGTCAACTCGCGCTCCAAAGTTCTGCTGTGGACCTCCGGCGCCAGGGTGTCGAGTGGCCCCTTGTACCTGGCGGCCGTGTACGGACACATGGAGTGCTTCAAACTGCTGCTCCTCTACGGCGCAGATCCGGATTACAACTGCGCCGACGCCAGATTGCTGGCCGCAGTCAAGCAGCCCAAAACCGTCCTGGAGATGTGCCTGAGGCACGGCTGCGGCGTGGAGTACATCCAGCTCCTCATCGACTTCGGCGCCAACGTCTACCTTCCCACGCTCATCATCGAGAAGTCCACCAAGCAGAATGAGGCTGTGGAGCTGCTTCTGCAGGAGAGAG GTAATCCCAAGGCCTTGACTTCACAGTGCCGACTGGCGGTGCGAAGATACCTCAGAAAGATCAACAAAATCCACTGTATCGAGCAACTGGACGTGCCGACGAGTCTCAAAAGCTTCTTGCAGTACAAGCCGCTCCCAGTTATGATTCTCTAG